Within the candidate division WOR-3 bacterium genome, the region CTGTTCGGGTGCTAAAAACCATTTAATAAACTCCCATGCAAGTCTCTTCTGATCTGGGGTAGCATTCTTGAACATCCCGATATTCGTCCCAGCGATCACAACCTTTTTATATCGTCCATAAGGAAAAGGAGCCACGGCCATCTTAAATTTAGGGCGGCCTTTCAAGAATGCCCAGGAGACGATCGAAGCAGGTATCATTGCGACATTCCCCATTAAGAATTCGTCCTGGCGTTGAAATCCCGGATTGAGATAAAACAGACTGTCCTTCACCAGATCCACCAGATATTCCAACACACGCACTCCAGCAGGAGAATGAAACATGGGTTTTTTTGTATTCTGATTGAATAATTCACCCCCCTCCTGATAGACCATGCTCCCAAAATACCAGACATCAATCGGCCATGAGGTGGGCCAGATTTTTAATTTTTTTAACTTTGTGCAGGCCTCCCGGAATTCAACCCAATTTTCGGGAAAGCGTTTTAAACCAGTAGAATCAAAAATTGTGGCGTTGTAGTAAAACACCGGAAGACTTTTGTTGAAGGGCAATGTAACAATCAACGATTCAAAGGTATTGTCCTCAATGAAAACCGGATAAAAGTCGGAGATGTCGAAGGAAGAATCGCGCTCAATAAAATGTTGGAGTGGTTCTAAGCAGCCAGCTTTAAAGAATTGATCAGTCCAAGATTCATACATTTGAGAAATGGTGGGGGGCGAATTAGAAGCGATGGCTCCCATCAGTTTCTGAGCCAGGGCATCGTAGGATCCCATCTGGACGGATTTTATTTCTCCTTCAGGGTGTTTTTGATTAAATTCCTGAATCATCTGTTCCAGTCTCTTCCCAATCGGTCCACCCATCACATGCCAAAAATAGACCACGCCCTTTTGCGGACGGGTGCAACTCAGAAAACCCAGCAAAAGCAGACCCTTTAAAAGGTTTTTCCGGGAAGTGAGTTTTACCATTCAGGACCGAGACTAAAATGCATCTTCCATCTTGATCGTTCACCTTTCTCATCGATCCAGTCCTGAAGGTTATTGGCGCGGGCAAAGTCAAATTTAAATACAGTAAAAAATAGATTGAACCTAAAACCGAACCCCAGCCCCATTTTTACATCCTTCAAGCGGAAGGGGAGCAAGCCTTCAGCCGATTCAAAGACCTTAAACGAATCCGAGTAGACACCTGCCAAATCCGTGAATAACACCCCTTTTATGTTTCTTATCTCCACCGGCAAAGGGAAAGCAAGTTTCAATCGATCGATAAATGGGAAGCGGTACTCAAAATTGAAAAATCCTAAGTCCGCGCCGGTGAAGGTATAAGGGTCAAAGCCCCGGATAGAACCCGGACCACCGATAGACCAAAGTTCTTCATCGTTCCCAAAGTTACTAGCCAACACCAGTCGGGTGGCAAAACTTGCTCGGGGCGAAAGTCGGAAATAACGGCGATAATCAAGAACTCCCACCTTTACATCAAAATCACTGAAGAGAGTAGAATAACCGGTAATGCGGACTCGGGCTCCATTGATCGGACCAATCTCACCCCATTTGGCATTGTCAAAGATAAAAGAAAGTTCAGGATAAGCGAAATTGAATGAGTTTTCGGAATAAAATTCCGAATAATAATCATCGAAGAAATCAAACCATCTTGTTTCATAAATTTTATACTTATATAATCCCAATTCGGCGCGGAAAAATTTAGTGAAGGGATACTGGAAGATACTTCCCACTCCCAGGTAACGCCAGATTACCAAGTCATTTCTATCCGCAAAATAATTCAAATACTGATAGAAGGCGAAACCCATGTCCAGACGTTTCTTTAAATACCAGTAGACAAAGAATATATCGGATGAAGTTAAACTGCCATAAAAATTTGTGCTGAATTGAATAAGATGGTCTCCCAAAATATCACTAATTGCGATCTGTGTCATGCCTGAAAAACCTAAAGGAGTATAATAAGAAGCACTTGCTACGATATAGTCCAAGGTAAATTTTAAACGATATTTTCTGACCTGAGCAGCGTCAGGGCTGCCAGCTGAGTAGAAATTCTCAGCACCACGCGATTCAATCGAGTCACATTTTACCATTTTTTTAAGTGGTTCCTTGACCACGCAGAGATCATAACCGTAGTCATTATAATAGCAAAAGGCAATCTTCTGACCATCCTTGGAGATTGATGGATAATATATCGCTGTCAGAATATCTGTTCTTTTTTCTATCGCGCTGGTGTTGAAGGAATAATAGTAAATGTTGTAGGCGGAGTCGTAATCAGCAATAAAGAAAATGCCTGTATCACCGCAAAAAAATGGAGAGGCAACATAGTTTGTGCGAGGTGTGATGCGGATGAAATCGTTGCCTTCCCCAATAAATACGCCAAAACTGCCATAGTTATATCCTTCGTTTGAATCCGGGCGGTCCGAAACAAATGCCACTTTTCCCTCAGGTGAAAAGGTTGGGAATTTATCCGCGTAAAGGTCGCTGGTCAGTTTCTCCACGGTGCCGGTAGTGACGGTTATTTGATAGATATCCAGGTAGGAGTCTTTAAGGCCGCTGAAGATAATCTTTGTCCCATCGGGCGAAAATTGGGGGGAATAAATGCCATTGAGATTTAATTTAAATTTCTTATAAACTCGACCGTTGTGGACATTTATTATGTATAAAACATCTTCACCCTGAGCCCGCGCCGCAAAGCACAGATATTGTTCATCCGGAGACCAACTGATTCCTCCCTGGTAAAGATGAAGACCTTCATAAC harbors:
- a CDS encoding ABC transporter substrate-binding protein encodes the protein MVKLTSRKNLLKGLLLLGFLSCTRPQKGVVYFWHVMGGPIGKRLEQMIQEFNQKHPEGEIKSVQMGSYDALAQKLMGAIASNSPPTISQMYESWTDQFFKAGCLEPLQHFIERDSSFDISDFYPVFIEDNTFESLIVTLPFNKSLPVFYYNATIFDSTGLKRFPENWVEFREACTKLKKLKIWPTSWPIDVWYFGSMVYQEGGELFNQNTKKPMFHSPAGVRVLEYLVDLVKDSLFYLNPGFQRQDEFLMGNVAMIPASIVSWAFLKGRPKFKMAVAPFPYGRYKKVVIAGTNIGMFKNATPDQKRLAWEFIKWFLAPEQQVKWTRASYYLPTRKSTIKLPEFKEFLKENPDYEKIIAQLEFATTEPKTKEWFTGRIYLNEALEEAMRLERTPEAALDNAAKRFLVDLE